Part of the Falco biarmicus isolate bFalBia1 chromosome 4, bFalBia1.pri, whole genome shotgun sequence genome, CTGTGATGGTTTTCCGTTGCATTCCCCTCCgctcccaccccctgcccagggacccagctgcaccccagcacagccgGAGGGTACCGAGGTGTGTGAGCGCGCAGGGCATGCTCTCCCCAACCCAAGGTCCAGCTGGGAttcaggctggacagggctggcaTGTGGGCACCCACACTGCCTCAGCCACCCACCTGCCCATGTCTCCCACAGATCGTGGCCGCCCTGGACGCCAATCCCACAACAAAGCGCACCCAGCTCCAGCACAAGTTTGAGCAAGTGATTGCACTCATGGAGGATAACATCTACGAGTGCTGCAGCGAAGCCTAGGCCAACTGCAGCGCTGGAAGTGACCTTCTCCACAGCGCAGTGCCGTAGGGAACCCGCCTTCAGCCACGGACACACCATGTATCGCCTCCACCAGGGTCATTCCCAAACCAGTCTTGTGGTGGGGTGGGCCTGGCCTGCGGCTGAAGGGCTCCCTCACCAAACAAGAAGCCACAAGACACCTTTCTGAGCAGCTCAAAAACCCTCTGGTCTGCACTGTGACACCCataatttatttgctgtttcCAGCCAGAAACAAAGACATGACACTTGTGGCAAGCTCAGTTCACCACTTCCCTCTGATCAGCGCCTGAGCAGTCAGCGGCTCCCTGCATCCCTCTCTGTGGCTCCTTGGGACAAGAGATGGGGCTGCAGAAGCCATAACACCAGATGCAAAGCAGAAGGGTAGCCTCAGGGAGTAACGAGCAGAGATGGCAAAGGCCGTCGGAGCAACGTCTGAGCTCCCTTCCACACCATCCCTCTGACATCCTTGTTTTTCCAACACCAGGGACTCCTATCAGCTGTTCACTATCTGCTGcattctgtgtatttttgtgccttttttaatttttgtactGTATGTGTAAACATAACCACTCCTCCATCTGAGACTTGGGCAACATGGGGAACTCAGGGCTGAGACAAAGCAGTTGCTTCCCCAGCAGCTAAGGCACGGTGCCTTAGCCTGAAGCACTTCATCCCCTAACAGCGGCAGCTGTTATGGAGCCGGAGGGAGCATGTTATGTGTCAGGCAGCGTGGAGGGGCTGTTCCCCCTTCCCCGGACTCCCGTTCTGCGTGCACAGCCATTGGGAGGTGCAGTGGGTAGGCAGATACCCCACACCCCTTCCAGCCAGCTGGTGGCAGGCACGGCTTCTGCCCAGAGGACCAAGTATAGCGGGTGAGGGGAAGGACTCACACCTCACACTCGGGTCTCCCTGCCGTGGTGGCTGCGCACATGTCTGTGGCGCTGCCCCGGGTCACGCCACTCATGCCAGCGGGGCTCAGCTCCTGCCGACAGCTCTCTGGCAGAGCAGGCTTGAGCCACGCACAGGGCAAAACACCAGGTAGCACCGTCCCCCCTTCTGCCCCACACactccagcatctccctgtCCTCATCACTGAAACCAAGGTCAGTGCTACTGAGGTATCTTCCTAAAGCAGCTCGTTCTGCTCACTGTGGACCCAGCCCGCCATGGTTGTCACTCAAGAGCAGCCAAGAGAGTGCAGTTTTGCTGCATGTccagtctttttattttttggccCACAAAGGCAAAGGGACTGGACCCCATCGCCCTGGCAGTACAATGCGCTCACTCACgcagggcagcagagcagctgcagcaccgcAAGCTGCAAACAAAGGTAGAATGCGTCCCACGCTAACGCTGGGGTCAGTGGGCAGGGTCCCACTGCGCAGACAAACACAGCTCATCCAAGACCTAGAAACTTCACTGTTGCCCTGCGGCAGCCACGCAGGGGCAAAACCCCTGTCCAACCTTGGTAGCTATTCTCCCTTCTGCAGACAACTTTGTCTttcccacagccagggcagccatGACTACTCTGGTCTCCAGCATCACACAGGCCCCACTGCAGAAGCTGGACCACAGCTAATGCCACATGCTTGAAGCCAACATTCACATGTCGGTAAAGGCAACCTGCCCGTGAAAGGTAAACCCAGCCGTCATCACTGCATTTTCAAACGGCCAAATAGAAGTTACTACCTCACTCCAGGCAGGGTCTAAGGTGAGCCTCTGTTACTAATCCAGCTGGCAAGGATGCAACCTGGTTTTAGATGACTTAGGTCCACCAAAAACTCCTCCTGGGTGACTTACTGCCATGGACAGGTGGCCTCCATCCCATCATTTCCAGTAATGCCACATTTGTCAGAAATTGGAACATCAGaattgtgtatgtgtatatagatatctattttaaaacaaattatagACTTTATCCAGTATGTTaagggcggggggggcacggggtacagtgggaagggaaaggggaataataggtttttttgttgggttttttttgttgttgttgttgttcttttttataAGAACTACAGAAAAAGTACATACACTGTGGAGGTTTCAATGTCTTTGCTGAGGATGTGGCTTCAGAATAGAAACTCTTAAGAATGTAGCTGggctacattttattttaaaagtgatttcacaaaaaaaaaaaaatcttgaatattttttttttcttttagaaactGTGAATAGCTGCCAGATACACAGGCAGGCCCAGCACAGGGAAGGTGAGGGTGATAAGGACCAAGGTAGCAGAGAACGTTGAGCTTGGCTGGAGGTGGGGAAAGGGCCATGGAGCAATAGCCCCATGTTGTTACAAGGAAAGGATACAAGTGAGCCAATAGTGAGTATAGTTTGCCTCCAGGTGATGTGACTGGGCCATGTATTGGGGCCTAttgctttattatttaattttttccaaagaaaaaaaaggtagttgCTACAACCATTTTAAATGAACAACTTTAACAGAGCAGAAGCTTGAGGGTTTGTAGTGTTGCCTTGAACCCCTCAGCCCTTTGtaacatgtttttaaactttGGCACATGTTGTGGGTGTAGTGCCCTTACCTGCTGTGTAGTGGAAGTGGCAAACTCTTGGAAAAGCCTATCTTTGTAATAAAACAAGGTGCTGAACCCTGTGTAGCGAAGTTCCTGCCCCTGTGCATGCAGAGGACACACGACACTGTGGAACATAGCTGTGGCTGTGCACAACATGCTTTGCATGGACGAGACCAGCTTTGCCTGCACGCGGTGTCAGCAGCTCCACTGATGAGCACCTCATCTCCGTGCGAGATGGGGTTTTACCCACAGCACGCTGTGCTGCACACACAAAGACCAGTAACACCACAAcagtgcccagggctgggctccctTACCTCTGCCAGGTGCTGTCTGCCCACCAGACTGtgtcctcccagccccagcaaacccagcaccagctctgcaccACTGCCAGCCCTCAAGGCTTCTAGCTTTGGTGCCGTGACACAGCTGCAGCCCACTGGTCTTAATAACCATGGCATTGCTAAATCCTCTCTCTTCCACCTCCCCCAGTAAATGCTGCTCTTCCCAGACACAAGagggattttcttttcccaccagaAAGTTTATTCTTCACAGAACTAAACCCAGCCATTAAATGATTTGGCCTCTATCAAAGGGAACCTCACTTTTCACACCAAGTGCCAGGTGGGAgagggcacagcccctgcctggtCCTGTTCCAGGACACTCCCGCACGAGCGAGCAGGTCTATGTGAGGCTAACCATCACCAAAGGGTTAGGAGAGCTGTGGTCCTTAccactgcagcatcccccaCCCTGTCCCTGGGGGAAGAAAGAGTTCCAGCTCCATTAAAGATGGATCAACATGTCTGAGGCTGAAGTTTAAAGAGAAGTTAGTTTGCTCAGCTCTTGCTTAAGCCCTGGAGCAAGGCCAGGAGCTGTGGAGGGCATTGCCAAGGCCAGCTGAAGATTAGCAAAATCCTCTTTAGGAAGAGTTTTACTTCCACTTATTTTCTCCTGTCCAGGAGGACTGTAACCCGTTGCATTATCAGGCTGACCTTCAGAAGGTCTGTTGTgcacagagcaagaaaaattCAGGCATTTGAAACTATTAAATGAAAGCGTTCACACACTGACCCACAGGAGCTAGCAAGACAGGTTTAGAAGTGGGAACTGCACCCCAGATAGGCAACAAGAGCACAAGCAATGCTACAGTCTACAGCAAACCCCCCAAACTCCTTTTTTGAGCCGTAAAACACATCTGTCTTCCTCTTACCATGGCtagagcacaggcagctccccagcaccagggACCCTCACCCATGACACATACAGGAATGCCGCAGCAGCATGTTGGGTAATCCCAGCTCAGCCGGGCATTAGCCCAagggcagccaggagggcaggggggctggatgCTGCCCCACACTGGGGCTGtgggcaccacagcccacactgCTAGGGCCAGCCAGGCCCTGGCTTTGCAGTGCCCAGGGGTGCCCCTACACTGTGTGCCATGGTGCCAGGGCCCCTGCACCCTGTGCCATCAGCTGGCACCGGGACTTGCTGCCAGCTGGCACACATGCAGCCCCCAGagcccagccaccccagcactTGGCCCGTGTGCTACTGTGTCTGGGGACATGTGGGGACAGACAGGCCAGCTCCCCGTGAAGGCAGACAGCTGCCCACAGCACCGGCTCACCACCATGCCACACAGGACAGGGCTAGGGGAGTGCAGGGACAGAGACCACGAGCAGGGCAGCACCCACACCATTTCATGAGGCGAGTGCACAGCTTTATTATTACAAGGTGAACACAGATTTAAAACCTGTCCTGGGGACTAAAATCAACACAGACTGGGAGGGCTCAGGGCAGGCTggaagcagggctgggctgccagggagcagggctgcccgGACCCCGCTAcaggccctgcctgccctccagagGGGTGGCTaccaccctgcagcctggcctgCCCTGGCCGGTTTCTGGGGTGCCCCGGGGCTTCCTTGCCTTGCCCTGGTCCCCCTTCGCCTTGGGGGTGTCCTGCTGTGCCCCCCGGGCGCCTTAGCCCTGCTCTTTCCAACCAGAGCCGCGCGGGACCCCTTcgccccagcacccccagggctgccactccccccccccccccccgcacctTCAGAGCCACAGGGGACCCTGAGTGCCCTTTGCTGGGGGcccggggctggcaggcagctcctgggggcTTTGCTCCATCGCTCCTGGTGGGGCCTGGAGGGGAGAGAGCACCTCAGGCTCCTGCCATGCCCGAGCCACCCAGCCACGCCATGCAGCCCTGCTACTCACGTCCACGGGCTTTGTCCTTGGCTTCTGCTTCGCTGTGGCCAGGCTACCCCCCACGGCGCCTGCGGGAGAAGGGGCGGCGTGCCAGCCTGGGCAGTGGCCTCTCCATGGGactggggcagcccagggcactgCCAACCCTTTACCTCACTGCTGTGCATGCCGGGGGTCCCCTTCCGTCCCACCTTCGGCACCTGTCCTCTGATGGGATCCACCTGGTCCATTGTCTGCTtctgccacagcttctcaggGGCCAGCTGGGGGTGAAGGAGGGGTGGAAGTGGGGCCAGTGGAGGCGGcacctcagcccccagccccaggccagTGGCCCCCATGGCGGAGGAGTTGTGGGGCCGCACCAGGtccccacagctcagcccctTGCTCAGTGCCTGCTTCAGCAGGTCCCCGAGGTGGCCAGGGTCCACAGTGGGGTACTTGGCCAGGATGAACCGCTTGATGGCAACAATGGAGGCACCCTTCCTCTCGTCCTGGGCCTGCAGCGCCTCAGTGACCATGTGCAGGGTTGAGGGGcgccggggctgccggccctgggctggcagatgtggaagctgggctgtgccagcagcttcAGCTCCTGGAAGAGGCACCCCTTGGGATGTGGGCCCAGCCCCAAGGCACTCACACCCCTGATGGCTGCAGAGCCCCCCAGAAGCCAAGCAGCCACAACCCTTCTCCTCACAGGGACCCACCAGAACCCCAGACCCATGGGAGCcacagtgctgccagcacctggcaAACCCTTACCCAGCTCGGGCTCCATAGCAGCACACACACCAGCCTGCaatcccagctctgctcacagcaCCACTACCCTTGCTCACAAGCTCTGCTCACCTGCAGCTAATTTATCCGATCAGCACCCTAATTGCAGGAGCTGGTTAGCAGCTGCTAATTGCTCTGGTTGCCACCCAGGTGAGAGCAGGGGGTTGGGGAGTTGAGTGCCCTTTGCCAAAGCTTTgtgaggggctggagggagaaGGAGCTTGTCCAAGCAGTGGGTTTGGAGAGGGAGGAGACATAAGGGGTCGTGGAGTGATCACCCTGAACACGTACGGGAAAGGCATCTGCCTGCTGCTTGGTGGGTGGTGGGGTGCTGGCATTGCAGCTTGCTGGTGGTATTTGCTGTGGGGCAGACAGGGAGCCAGCTGGTGGCGCGGGGACCAGTTTCTGCGCACTGGGTGATGGCTGGCTCCCTTTGCCTGGGACAGCCCCACTGGGAAATGGGGGGCTGCATTGCCAGGGGAGCCTGGAAAATgacaaggaaaaaggaaacaagaaaacaaatgagaagaggaaaatggaaagctgCTTCGTTGGCCAGCGAGGGCAGGAGAAGTGACTCTCCCACAGTAGCCCCAGGTGTGTACCCATGAGCAGGACCCCCgcttgtccctgcccactgaATCCCACCATGCTCGGGGGATAGCGCTCCCAGCCCCACATGCAGGCAGCCCCTCCATGTTGGCTCTTGGTACAGCAACCACCCCGTGTTGAGGACAGCATGATCCCATGGGTCAGGTGTGAGCTAAGCCCTTGACCATCTGGGGTCCCCAACACACCCAGGGTGCTTCTGTGTCACAGCCACCTTAAAAATAACTCCTGCTGTGATCCTATGGATACTTTCCCTGCTGTTCCAGCAAGGTAGGATATTTGTGCTACTTTCTGTTGTGCTTGTGCTCATGAAGCGAGCCTGAGTAACCAGCTGCTCTTTGTCACAGGAACAGTGTGGATGTCCCCACCATGGGGACCACCGTCGTTCTTCACAGCATGCCAAGTCAGTCCCTTCCTCTTTACATGAGTCACAGGGCTTTCGTATGCATCATCCCTCAAAGACGTGGGGAAGCTGCAAGCCCAAGGAAAAGCCGGGATTACATGATGGTAGGGCTGGTTCATGGCCCGGCTCAGCAGACATGTTACCATGCCAATGTATGTGCAAAGTGCTGCCCAGAAAGACCTTTGTCGAGGTCTGTGCCCACCAGCTAGGCCCATGGGATGGATCTTGGCAGGAGACTGCAGTGCCGGCAGAAGCTGGGTCTggagccaggagctgggagaggcacCCGGTGCCTCAGGGCCCTGCATGCCTGGCTATCCCCAGACCAGCGCAGTCAGCCCATTCCCTGCTCCATTTCCAGTCCATTTCCGAATTCCCCAGGAAGGGGATGGTGGGGACACTGGAGAGCTGCAGAGGCTGGCACCACAGCAGGGTTGGGTGCATGTCCCCCAaccatctcctcctcctggaTCAGGCCATCCCCTCTCCAGCAACTCCATTGATGCTTCTGGCACCCGCCTGGGCTGGCGAGGAGGGTCCCAAAGCCTTGCTTGcccctgccactgccagcagcagttgTAGTTCTGGGCGCTTTGTGGGGTGGCCACCTGCTAGCTTGGGGCCAGACCATGGCCAGCatgtgctggggccagtcctgccCGTGCAGGGAAACCACAGCATCGCAGGGCTCCCATGGATTGCAGCCTCGTGGGCAGCAAATAAACACCAaatccttcctcctcttccctccaaaATCAGCTCCCAGATTTGAAGTACATGAATCAGACATCAGCCTAAACACTGAATTATTCATAAACCTCCAATCTTTAGATTTCACTGAATATGCAGAAGTATcgataaaaaaaaataatgagagaaTTGTACTTGCAAATTGCTCTTTATTAAAGGTTTAACTTGCATGGGTTCTGTATGTTCCCTATTAGACCTTGCAAAGCCGCATAGGATTAGAAATCAGAGGGGATAATAATGTacaaaaatagtttcaaatGTTGATAACACTGAACAGCGAGAAAAACATCTTATTTGTATAACcgagctaaaaataaaaatgaagaacacTGCTACAATTGCAATATGCCATCTTGTAGTGCTTAAAACATATGCCGACATCTCTGAGCCATATGCTCCCATGTCTTGCCTGCTGCAGCGCGGAGGGAAGCTGAGCGATGCGCCGAGCGGCCTCGAAAGCACAGCGCGGGCCGagcccccccgccggggctgaTGCCAGGCGGACGGCAGCTGagccggggggcgcggggggggcgcggcgggggcaCGGCCCGCGGAGCCGGGGGGGCGTGAGGATGAGCGGTGGGACTAcgaggggcggggggcggcccgctGCGGGTGCCGGCTCCGGGTGCGTGCGGTGCGCCAGGTGCGGCAGGCGGCATCGAGCCCCCCCCGTCGGCGGCCGCTCCGCACCCCGTGCCGGGCTTCCTGCGGCCGTCGCCTCTGCGGCACCGGGGGGCCACCCGTCCCCCGGGGGGCCACGGTGCGGCCGACACGCCGGCGGGGGAccgggcgggggctgccccgcagcagccggcccggccccggggcagAGCCCggagggggggcggcggggggcggcggggcctgcGGCAGCGCCCTGGGACGGCgcgggcgctgcggggccgggcccaGCTGCCggcgccccggcccggggccTACGCGGGGGAGACCTGGCTGGTGGAGACGGAGGAGGTCTCCGTCTTGCCGGCGGACGTGTCCTCGTCGCCCAGCGGGTTCTTGCCGCAGCAGAGGGTCGTGATCATGCAGTTACGGAACTGGAAGGGAGGGGTCCCGGTGAGGCGGCGGGCCCGGCAGAGCTGCGTGCGCCCCTGCCCCtggggtccctgccccaggccaccagccgggccggggcgggcacagccccagctcctccacCAACCAGCGGCAGGGCCATTTCGGGCTATGCGGTAGTGCATCTTGCATTTAAGAGTTACGCAGTGCCAGGACGAGCTGCACAGTTGCCCTCCTGGGCATCAGAACAAGATCACCTGGACACAcgcccccctcccagcccactgGCACCTCAAAGTGCCACACCACTCGGCAAGCGGGTACAATGGAAAACCCCAACAAGGAGCCGGCCGCCCCCCTGCCGGTTACCTGTTTGTTCATTACGATGTAAATCACAGGGTTGTAGATGGCAGAGCTCTTGGCAAAGAAAGCCGGGATGGTCATGAAGATGGGCCCGAAGTCTGACCCCTGGTTGGTGAAGATGTAGAAAGCAACGCTGGCATAGGGGACCCAGCAGATCAGGAAGGCGATGACCATGATGATGACCATGCGGGTCActtccttctctgccttctgGGTAGTGGCAGACTCCTGCTGCTGGGCGGCAGCCTGCGGgcagaagggaacagaaacatgatggagctggggagggTTGCACCCGCGTGGGACATGGGGTCAGGGCTCGGGGTAGTTGAGCTGCACATCTGGAGTTTGCCGTTTCCCCCTTTGCAGAAAGCCAGCCTTTCTGTCACCAGTCTGGAGCCTGGCATGGGCCCCTTCCCAGCACTGGGGATCGGGGtggcccccagcccaccaccactGACAGGTACCCACCTCCTTGACAGTGCAAACCAGGTTCCCgtagcagaagaaaatgaccAACAGCGGGATGGTGAAGTGAACCACAAACATGTAGATGACGAAAGATTCGTTGTTGACCTCTGGCTTCAGAGTGTAATAGTCGATCCCGCACGAGCACTGCATGCCCTCGGGGATGTACCTGCAAGGTGAGCCAGGCAGGTCAGCGCCTAGCAGAGGAGATCGGCTGGAAGCCCCAGTGGGGccacagccagccaggctcCCGCAGCCCCCACGCTGGGCACGGCACCCTCCCTACCTGGACCAGCCAAACAGCGGGGGAGCAGCACATGCCAAGGCCATGATCCAGGAGAAGGCAACACCCATGATGGCATGGTTCTCCCCAAAGCGGAAGTTGCTCATGGGCTTGCAGACCACTACGTATCTTTCGATAGCCAGGACAACCAGCGACCAGAGAGCAATTTCACCTGCGCCACGGAGAAAGATGGATAGGGACACAGGGACTTTGAGCatcaggaggagaaaaacacaCTGATGGCAGCATGAGACCTCCTCAGACTGTTGTTCCTGAGGAAGACCCCTGGCAGCAGGTGAATCTCAACCAAGGGTTCATCTGCCAAGTGCAGCAGGAAGGCATGAGAAGACACCTCCCCAGTGCAATGCTGACCCGCAGTGACcactttgctgctgcattttgagaTCCATGGCTGGATCCTACCACTCATCCCAGACATCACCTGCACCTGCAAGCCTATGGTCCCTCTTTTAGGTGCAGTGAGTGAGTGCCCATCATCCCAAGATTTCCACTCATTACCCACAGCTTCCCAGGAAACTTGTGCCACAAGGACCGCACCGGTAAAATGGCTGCCTGTGGCTGAAAGCTGAGCTGAATGGAGGAGAGCATTTTTAGACACACAATTTAACATCTGTTTCGGTCAGAGCCTGGCTGGCACAGGGAGGAGAGCCAGCTTTGCTAGCCTGCGCCACCATGCACCACATCGGAGCGAATGACAGACGCAcgaaacaggaagaacaaatttGTCATCTCTCAAGTCAGAAAGCAAGCCAAAAAGATGTGCAAATCCAGCAACTGCAAAATCTGCTACTGGTTGTTTTTCACTGCTGCACTGTTGTTCTCAGGATACTGAGCAGGTGGCTACCAAAATAaggtcaaaaaaagaaaaaaaaggtgtcatTTGTCACTTTCTTCACTTCCCACCCTGAAACACTGCAACTGCCTTGGCCCACATCAGCAGCACACCAAGGACCTTTGAGATACCACGCTTCTCCAAGATCATCTGGGTGTCTTCCCTCCCCCTCATAAAAGCTGGGGCAATTCCTGCCAGAAGATTTTTGAATATTTGGAAAACTCACCACCCAGTGTAGCAAAGAATCCTTCAATGTAGCACCCTGTTACTCCAAAGACAAAGTACCCATTCATTGAAGTGTACATGGTGGTCGTGAAGCCTCCAAAGACCATGAAAAGATCGGCGACTGCCAGGTTCAGAAGGATGTAGTTTAGAGGCGTCCGGAGCTTCTTGTGCTGGATGGTGACATACAGAGTGAGGAAGTTGATGGGGAAGCCAAGCAGGATCAGCATGAACATGTAGGCAGCCAGTGCCGAGAACTTCCAGGGCTCAGCCAGGTAGTACTGAGGATACTCAAAGGGGCTCCGCACCACCCCAGTCTTGTTGGACATGGGCACGTAGAAGTCTTGGCCTTCTGTCCCGTTCATGGCTGTGGTTTGTGAGGTGCCTTTTGCTCTTACTCAGGTGTTTCTTTTGCACGCAGGGGGATTGCCTCTGAAGTGGGGCTTCCACCACGTCTCAGCCTTCGCCCCGAGGAGAGGTGGCTTTGCTCACCTCCACAGGGCACCTCTTTTAAAGTGCCCCCTGGGGTAAGCTCCAGGCATTGGTGTCAGCGCGATTAGGGCTTAGGTAATTATTAATCATAATCATCTAGGGGTAATTGGCTTTCCTGGGAAGGCGTTAAGGTGACACCTGTTTCTGGCCCACACTGTCATTGTTGGAGACCACTGCTCATGGTCATATATAAAGAGGTAGCTCTGCAACACACCTTTCATTTGGGGGGGCCCAAATCAGACAGCAGCTCCACTTGCACAGCCTCGCTCCTCAGCACGGTGTGTGGGAGcaagggtttgggttgggcCCTGCACCCGTGGCAGCCTGTGCACCACACAATCCAGAGCTGGACATCCACAGCTCATGCTGCCGTCACCCCGGGGAGGCACTTGCCCCCCAAGACCCCCAGTCCGCCCTCCATGGGCACTCAGGGGTGCGCTGCCCAGCCATGTGAAACACCTCCCTTGGTTTCCCCAGAGAGGTACTGGGAATGGGGTGCGTTACCATCAGGTTGCCAAGAGAAGACAAGGCACATGGAGATCCTTCTCTTGGCTGCGCTTTCTCAAAGCTCCCGGGCTGAGCTTTTGGCTCGCTAACAAACAGGAGCTCCTTTCCATCCAGCACTAACAGGAGGGAAGTTTGCAGTTCTGAACCCCACAGCTGTGGGTTTGGGGGCTGCAGATGGTTGCTGTGCTGGACAGGTGTGGCCTATCAGTGACAGAGGGGTGTCTCAGGCCTGTTCTTACAAGGGGAAAGTGGATCCATGATGCCAGCTACTCCCCACTGGAGGGCCATCCCCACTGTGACTGCCATTCCCTGTGGGAGGCTGCAGAAGGGTGCTCTCAGGCACCATGAGCATCACCAGTCCTTCTCCCACATGCTCTCAGCCACCTCTTTCTCTGCTGCGGGATTTGACTGAGGAGGTTTGAACGCCACATTGAAACACTGACTCCACTGGCAGGCTTCC contains:
- the RHO gene encoding rhodopsin, which encodes MNGTEGQDFYVPMSNKTGVVRSPFEYPQYYLAEPWKFSALAAYMFMLILLGFPINFLTLYVTIQHKKLRTPLNYILLNLAVADLFMVFGGFTTTMYTSMNGYFVFGVTGCYIEGFFATLGGEIALWSLVVLAIERYVVVCKPMSNFRFGENHAIMGVAFSWIMALACAAPPLFGWSRYIPEGMQCSCGIDYYTLKPEVNNESFVIYMFVVHFTIPLLVIFFCYGNLVCTVKEAAAQQQESATTQKAEKEVTRMVIIMVIAFLICWVPYASVAFYIFTNQGSDFGPIFMTIPAFFAKSSAIYNPVIYIVMNKQFRNCMITTLCCGKNPLGDEDTSAGKTETSSVSTSQVSPA
- the LOC130148797 gene encoding histone H1.8 is translated as MEPELAEAAGTAQLPHLPAQGRQPRRPSTLHMVTEALQAQDERKGASIVAIKRFILAKYPTVDPGHLGDLLKQALSKGLSCGDLVRPHNSSAMGATGLGLGAEVPPPLAPLPPLLHPQLAPEKLWQKQTMDQVDPIRGQVPKVGRKGTPGMHSSEAPWGVAWPQRSRSQGQSPWT